Proteins encoded in a region of the Paramagnetospirillum magneticum AMB-1 genome:
- a CDS encoding CBS domain-containing protein codes for MMRISDVLAYKGQTIHTVAPSASLREAASLLLEKNIGALICADRAGGIVGILSERDISRAFARLGADMISMSVGDAMTRDVIACAASDSVAEILDIMTETRCRHIPVVQDGEPRGLVSIGDLVKAINREG; via the coding sequence ATGATGCGGATCTCCGATGTCCTGGCCTATAAGGGGCAGACGATCCACACGGTGGCGCCCAGCGCCTCGTTGCGGGAGGCGGCGTCCCTGCTGCTGGAAAAGAATATCGGAGCGCTGATCTGCGCCGACCGTGCCGGGGGCATCGTCGGAATTCTGTCCGAGCGCGACATCTCCCGGGCCTTCGCCCGGCTGGGCGCCGATATGATCAGCATGTCGGTGGGCGATGCCATGACCCGCGACGTCATTGCCTGCGCCGCCAGCGACAGCGTCGCGGAAATCCTCGACATCATGACCGAGACCCGCTGCCGCCATATTCCGGTGGTCCAGGACGGCGAGCCGCGGGGTCTGGTTTCCATCGGCGATCTGGTCAAGGCCATCAACCGGGAGGGCTGA